The sequence TTTTATCACCTCTCCGTTATTTTCCCAGAAGCTTGTCTAAGTTAATGTGTCTCTTCAGTTAAACACTCTTGTTCGAGAAGACTTTATTGCTGATTATCCTCCCCTCGTTGATCCTCAACCTGGTGCCATGACTGCTCAATTTGTATGTTTTTGATTTCTCCTGGCAAGTCATGAGCTGACGATCATCACAGGAGCACACGATCTTGTTGAGGCCCACTTGTAAGGAGGTTGTTTCTCGGGGCGATGACTATTAGACTCCAAAACTAGAGAACAGAGTGTAGCACATGTTGGGTTTGAACTGCATGTATAGTATGTAATAGTCGATTTCACCTCCAGCGAACCAAAAGCTTGTGGCTTGCAGAAATCAATCCTAGGCGTTTAATGTAGAAAAAATCATCGAGGTTCATTGAGAGTCATTATTACACCAACATACAAAAATGTCAGTGTCCATGCACTACACACAAGTCATTTATTTGCCGCCAACAACAACGTTATCACGTTTTAATGCTCTTCGATTTGTTCCACATTCTCAACGATTTCCAATACAAACGCAGAGGTGACACCCGGGATAGACCTCTCGGCTTCAATGAAGGCGTCGCGTAGGCGATCCAGGGTCGCCCGGGCATGGTCATTCGGTACACGGGTTGCAAGCTGTACAGATCCCACTTAGCGGTTGCGCACAGACGAACGAAGATAATCAAGCTTACATTGCTGAGAGCAGGAATGATAACACCTTCAAGCATTGCATCATCGTCATTCTCTTCCAATTGCTCATTGTGATGCCGGTGGGGAGGTTGCGTTTGCGACGGCACAGTAACTGGAGCAGGGGGAGGAACCACCGTCCCTCTGACAGTGGAGTACATAGGTTGCCCATCGTTCCTCGTCCCAGTCGGAGTCGAATTACCTCGAGAGCGACCAGGAGAATTTGCATATGCAGATGTTGCGGTACCACGTGATGGGGTAGTAGGAAGCGCTCGACCACTCAGCGATGGTGGAAGAAACTCCTCTGCTTTGGTACGAATAGGTGCGGTAGAATGAATGGACATATGAGAATTAGAAGGGCCATTAACGCTACCATTCGCGGGTGGAAGAGGGCGGCTGGTGTTACGGGAAACGGTTCCAGGCAAGTTATTGCGGACGGTCCCAACTATTCCTCAGATCAGTTTACATGTCATCAGGTGGATTGTTGAAGCAACTCACAGTCCCAAAGCGCATCTGCTGCGGGCCCATAAGCGGGTCTAATGGCCTTGAGCAATTTCATCGTGGTCCCTTAATGACAGAACCTACTCTTGTGACATTCCACTGACACCATCGTCTGCAGGTTTTGCCCCTTCTTCAGCCTTCCACTTCTCGTGGTTTTCTATCAGCTCCGTAAGATATGAAGCTTTTTTCGCAGTTTTGATGAATTTGTGCTTCAGCAACTCTTTGGCAGTAGGACGCTGAGGGGTGTCAGAACCCTTGACCAGTCAATAAGGAAATTAACACACATTGCGAGGATCACGCTGCAGACAGAGGGATACAAAATCACGGAAAGGGCGGGAAAAACGATCGTCCAATTGCGGAGGGGGATTCTTAGGAATCAGGAATAAGACTTTCATGGGATGCAGGTCGGCATAGGGAGGTTCACCCATGGCCATTTCAATGCAGGTAATACCTGTTGCACAATCAGCCTTGAGAGGAGACCAGAATAGACGGTAGAGCACAAACCAAGACTCCAAATGTCCGCTCTGTGATCGTACCCAGACTGCTTAATTACTTCCGGCGACATCCAATAAGGCGTTCCAACAAATGTGTTCTACAACGCGAAAGTGGTGAACGTCATATAAAGAGGGTCAAGCTCAATATATAAACACACCTTCTTAGTCATTGTGGCCGTCAGTTGACCAGAAACCCCAAAGTCTGCGAGCTTGACTTCGCCGTTGGCAGTGAGAAGGACGTTGGCAGCTACGGATTGTCAGAAAAATTAGTCTGCACATGTGCTTCAAATTATTCACCTTTGATGTCTCGATGGAGTTTCCCTTCTTCGTGCAGATACTCCAATCCTCTCAGGAGCTCACGGGCCAAGATTGCAATGTATtcttctctgaaaacacCAGCCTTCATCTAGGAAGCCGTCAGACAGGCTATGAGCGGGAAAGATATGATTACCAAGTCAGAGCACGAGCCTCCTGAACAGTATTCCATAATAATCCAGAGATGTGAGCCTTTCAAGAAAGACCCATGATACCTCGTCACAAACTCGCTATCCAGCTGGCTGAGGATCTGAATTTCTTGTTGGATATCGTCAATCTCATCCTCGGCGCTCTCTAGATCGATAATTTTTATGGCCACTGGCAAAGACGTTCGCTTATCATAACTGGATTTGCAGATGAGCGAGTGAATCGAAACGATCCCAACTATATGGCGCACCCTTGGTAGACCTCTCCGAAACTTCCCTTACCTGAAAACAGTCATCTGTTAATACATAGTACTTATAATTGGGTTCCGTCCTTACCAATGCGGTTCTGACGGACATAGAAGAGCTCAGGGTCGGCATGAGGATTATTGGGGTTGTTTTGTGAATAAGTGGACTATCAACGCAGCGTCTCGTGATTAGCTTGCCTAAATATGAAATTCGCGGGAAGACTCCAAATAAGTCCCTACACACCATTTTTTTGATACACGATACAGTGCTTTGTGCTGAAATGAGTGACGAAAAGTGCTGTCAACACTGAGGAATGCTTTGCACTAGGATGCTGACGAACTTCGTGGTCGATTGTGTCTCTGCTGGACGAGTGTTATGTAAAGCAGCTGCTACAGCTATAGCGTGTGCTCTTGTGAGAGAGTGTATAGGCAGAAAGGAATTtaggaaggaaggaagaagaagagaaagaagggatgaagaaggaaggaatAGATGGATGACTGTCCGTACTGGAGACTCAGCGCCGGCGACAAAGGCTGTTCCGCGAAACCAAACGCGTCCGAGCACAAACAATAATAGAAAAGAGGGAACATTTAAGCCACTTCCCACATTTTACAAGACAGTAGCTAGCGTATTATGCATGTCATGGCATTGTTAAATGGATTTTACTCAAATGCTCCTCCTAGGCAGTTCCCACCAGCCCCCCACCTCCACTGACAGACCCCTGCGTACTCAGCCTCCTGACATCATCAGATCCAAAATATCCATCCGCTCCTGACAGCTTAGCCGGTTCAGAGGGGGGCGTTGACGGCCGGGGTATACGGTGTAAAAGTCCGTAGCTAAGAAAAGACGCTGTCAGCCAGCCGTGGAGAGAAGAACAGGTTGTACATACCCGATGCCGCATCCTATTAAACCTTCCCCTCCCCACTGTCTAGTAGGGTAAAGAACAACTTCTCGAAGGTTACTATGGTGTTTGACGTTAGCATCTGGTGTACCATGCACGCCAAGACACGTACTCCAAGTCCGCATTGTAGACAAATAGCCGTAATGGCTTGTCCACATGGGCCTCGATCAAGTTGTAAAAGTCGTTCTCAGAATGTAAAGGGCCGCCAGACCAAGCAAGGACATAATCTCCCCAAGGCACAAGACCCGCCATCTATATACCCCCCCGTATGAGCACACCCTCTTGAGCATATTCTGATTCTCTTGACTTACCTCTGCTGGACTCCCTTCTAAAACGTCCAAAACGTGATATACAGACTCTAGGGCATGTGCAGGATTACATACCCTCAGACTTAGACCAAGTAACGAAGGTTTAGCATTTGGGTCGCCGCTCGCCTTTgattcttcttctgacCAAACGCGAGAGGGTGTCAGATAAACATCTAAGAGAGAAGTCAACCTATCCATCAGTGATTTCTATGGTGGCAGTTTATATGGTCTACTCACCTCTAATCCTCTGGCTTTTCGTGTTGTATACCCTCAATCCAATCTGTTTCCCTTCATTTTCTTCTAATATTCTGCCCAGCACGTCTGGTCTCAGTGCTTCACCACCCTCACTACTactccctctccctccttcaGAAGCGCCAGGAGTGCCAGTCGGTTCGTTTATCGAAGGAGTTTGGACACCGATGAGATAGTCAAAATATGGCTCAACCAGTCCATCTGCGGGGGACATGTCTGCAACGCGCAGGCAATGAAGGGCAAGATCTggaagagaggaaggaagagaagacGTTGCCTGGCCCATTTTCTGGATGAGACGGCGCAGGCAGTAGTTTATCGAATGTTTGTGCTGAGGAGCTGGGAGGCGCAAAATGCGGTCGTCGCGCAGTGAGGAAGTAAGGTAGGATTGGAATGGATAACAGGACAGATATTCAGCCCAAGGTGAGAATAAGCATTCTTAAACGCGTGCGACGGACGAACCAAGCAACCACCATTTATTACACACTAAAATGATAAATAAAGGTTCTTTTGACACGTTGAAGACAGATGTCAAAATAGGCTCGCGCAAGTCTTCTGTGTGCTAGATCATACGTAATGCGCCCACCACGTTGACTCTGACTTTCGCAATATTACTATGTACAACAATACAAAAAGCAGCTGTTGCATTGCACCATAAACAACATTATCACGGTAGACGCTACCCTGTCGAGGCAAAGATGATGGGGAGTGTAATGAAGGCAACAGCATGAGGGGGAGCTCCCGAGATGATCGTGAGCCAAGCGCGGGAGCGAGGTGGGGTTGGCAAATGATGTTCGTTGAAGGCGGCGGTGAAGGGCGTTTTGGTAGTGGTGTCTCAGGTGATGGCAGtgagagaaggaggataCGGATGATCATATGATGAAGGATATCAAGAACCCATTATTTAGTTGGCTGAACTGCTGATTTTGAGTACATGGAGAATGATACCGGTATCAATTACGTCGAGTAGTAGCAAGTACGTATTTACCTGCCCACATAACTGACGGGACAATAATGAATGCGCTTAATCAGGATAATATATGTACAAGACACTTAATACATATTGTCAGGCAATGATGCCAACAACGAAATAAATAATGGCAAGAGGGCTTTACATGGGGTTCGGTCACAATAAAATGATATAAACAGCATTACCGAGATGAAATCGATTAACGGTGTTGATGTTCATCCATTATGTTTATCATTAGTAGTCTCCTGTGAAGCATAATAGTCACAGCAAAAAGCTCATACGGCAACTTATCAAGGACACCACTCCCTGATTGGAGCTCCCATTCCAATGCCAAATCTTCTCCAAATGGTTGGTCCCTTGAGAGATCAATCGACCCTCGCGCAGAGCTTTCAATTCTAGCATCCATTTATGGATGCCAGACAGTCCTTCAGGACCAACAAGCACTTGTTCACCTCTGCCTCGGTCTTTTCCGTAGGCGTAACTGGAAGAGGCACATTTTCGGGCATAATCTTCGAGGGGGGAATGACGGTAGTGGGCCGAAAGGCCTGTACCGGCCGGAATTCCGGGGTTGGAAAAGCTTGCAGTGGCATGCTATACCTAGGCTCTTTCGGTGCATGGGCCTGAGAAGTTACGACTTTGCCTTGCCCAAATGACTGAAATGACTGAGGCCTACATGGTAGATATGGGTGATAAGGGTGACCAGATCCTTTTATCTCAGAGCTTATGAATTGAAATGAAGGAAGGAATTGGCTACTGGTTTGCCGCAACGAGAGCTTTGCAGGTGGCAGAGGGTGTACTTTCGTGAAGGACGAAGGTCGGGAAAGGATTCTCCTTGCTTGGATGTCCATCACAGTCAGTCTCGAGTTTGTTCGTCCAATGGAATCCAACAGCACGTGATATTCTGGAGTATAGTTCACTGACATTGTCGACAAGGTTGTTCTAATGGCCTCTTCTATTTATAGTCTGTCTCCTTGTGATATAGTACTGAATCCCAGAATCTTGCCGATGAACTGGAGCCCAGTAGGTGAATCCAAGAGTAGACCTTTAAGGACGCAATCATATTTTTTGGACAAGAACATGCGTTTGAGAATATTTTTTGATGCTCCAGGCTCACTGGATTGAGCGATGACTGCAGGGCATTAATAAGCTTCATGAGGCGTTAAAGTTGCGCATCGATGGAATGACTTACTTCTCGAAATGGAACAAGACGCAATTCTGTGGTTACAGAGATGACTAAGGTGCGGAAGGAATCGCTTAGATATGAGGTCATAGCGTCCCGGCAAGTTGGAAGCATCAAGCAGCCATGTCAGCAAGAGCGCTCCATTTGAGCTTGTGGCGAAAGGGATGGAGTTGAGCACAATGGATGTTGCCACAAGTTTCTGCTTGACCGTTATCAAGTACCGTTGCATTGGGAAGGGGATAATGACACACCTTTTGGTACAAGGTGGCTTTTGAGCTTTCCAAACACTTCAACAGGCACCTTGCTCCATATCGATCTGAGGCTATTACCAGCAACCTGTCCATGGCCGCTTCAAATAAAAAATTGTTGAGTTCAGGGCCATACTCCACGATGCCTGGACAGAGATAATTGCCGATCTTGTCACACATGAGCGCTGGTGCCCACTCTCGAAATGACTCTGCTATGATTCGTTGTTCTTCTTCGGTCCGGCAGCTATCGACAGGAGTTTGTGCTACCCAAGTACCACGGTGATGAATGCCTACATAAGCAAGGTAAGGTGCGATTCCGTTCAAAATAGCAAGTCGTTCTTCGGGCGAAGCAAGTCTGAATAGGTGCTGTAGTACAGTGTTTCCCAGGTGGTGTATAGATAGCTGTACTATAATATTAGCCTTTTCCTAGAACCTGGTTTGGTAACTCACCTGTACATAATGGCCAGCATATGAACAACATATGTCATCGACCTGTTCCATTGAAAGATGACTTTGGCTCAACTCGACGACGGTTGTTTTAAGGTTAATTATGTCAAATATCTCCATTGTCAAAGGGTGTAATTCTGGTATGGCCTGATGCCAATGAGTTTTCTCTTGAGCTACTTATCTCATGAGCTCAAAATAGGGCGCCATCAAAAGTTACAGACCTTTCTCTGCCCTCAATTTGTGATAATCTTCTCCATTGCCGAAGACCTGCATAATCATTTGCTGTTCTGTGACAATTCCATTCACTGCCAGATCCTTCTGTAGAACCTTTTCATGCATTCCCTGCTTAAGAAGATTTAGTAGGAGTGGACTTCGATAGTTTTCCAACCCGCCACTCCCTTCAGAAAGCTGTTTCTCCATTGGAACTATTGATGCGCCACCGACAAGATTGAGGGCATCTGCGAGGCTCATGCCAGTGGCAATGTCAAAGGTCATATCACTTGGAGCTCGAGTGGGAACTCGGGGACAAAGTCAACCTGAATCGGGCCATGGTAGGCACCGAAAATCTTTTTGCCATTGAACGCTTCGTAGGTAGCGACTGCAGAGTCAAGTCTTTCAAAATTGATGAAGCCATGGCGCTATTCAGTGGAAGTTAGTAGCAGCAGTATAGCTTTCAAATCATCAAAGAGAAGCTACCTTTCCAGGCAAGATCCGAGAGTTTTCTACAGACCCGAAAACCGAAAAAGTTCGAGACAACTTCGTGGTGGAGACATCAATTGGTACTTCGATAATTTTGATAGCTCTTGTGGCCAGAAGCGGAGATGCAGACCcttgcttcatcatctccagAGTATTAGGTGGTATAGTTGGATAAGTCTCCGAAGCCATCTTACCTTGTAAAAAAGAAGCAAGCGTTGTTGACCTTTTTTTCTTCAGCGAAGCATCTGTTTTGCCAGATCCAAGTAGAACAGGCGCTGTGCGGGAAAGAGTAGGTAGGATGCCTCCTAGGCAATGGAGGACATCTTCATGGGCAAAAATTGCGTAGCTTCGTCTGACAAAGTTTACAAACGCGCATGTCTAAAAACTGAGTCAGCGCCTTCAATTATTTGGCGATGGATCATAATACCTTTTCAGGAAGAACTCTTATATCTTCGATGGGGCCATATTGTCCAAATACTTCATAGATCATATCTTTGCTGACTTGCACATCAAGATTCCCGATCCAAAGTGTTTttgaaggagattgaggatTTCTGGGTTCAAGTCGTTGATTTTGATGTTGTGAATTGTCAATAACTACCCCCGAATGGATTTGTACGACTGATCGACCCCTCGGGACATTCGGCATTCCAAGTAAAAGTGGATAGGAAGGCAGAAGTGTCTGATCTTGAGTGCCTCTACTTACATCTTCATCGTAGAATTCAGACAGCTGAGCAGCAACCGTATAACTTGAATCGTGCATACCAAAACGTTCCATGGCTCGGTGTACAACCTGATCGTCAGCTTGCATGTAGTAAGATATTTTATCGGTTGTGATGCGAAGGCAACCTCTTGTAGTCTGTAGAGATGAAAGGAGACTGTTGTGACGACTAACAGTGCCACAGCGTTCAATAATGGCTTGTTTCGTGCGATTACGAAGTTCCGACAATGAtgcaggaggaagaagaccAGATTTACTTATGCTACGACGCTTAGGCGATGTGACTGAATTATGGATAGCATACTGATCTGGCAATGCAGCCAAGTTGACCCGGTGATTAGCAACTGATCCGTTCCCGATTACATCGTACAGGCGGACATGCGACGGTCCATTGAAGGAGACCAAACGAGATGTTCGCCCCATCGTTTGATAAGGGGCTGTAAAATACTGTGAAGTTGCAGGTTGGTGGGCGTGAGGAGAGCTTGCAGGGAAATGGGTGGGAGTAGTCGGCATTGAAGAATGACGTTGCTGTTGAGCAGGCGACGAGTTGTTGCCGTCACTACGCCTAATAGGCTTCCGAAGGGTCATTGCCTACTGATGGGTTTAATGAGGGCGGCATAGCACATATTTGCTGCACTAACCTTTCAATACTGTGGTTAC comes from Cryptococcus gattii WM276 chromosome G, complete sequence and encodes:
- a CDS encoding Serine/threonine protein kinase, putative; (SOK-1) (Ste20-like kinase) (Similar to TIGR gene model, INSD accession AAW44662.1), with translation MSTYSQNNPNNPHADPELFYVRQNRIGKGSFGEVYQGYDKRTSLPVAIKIIDLESAEDEIDDIQQEIQILSQLDSEFVTRYHGSFLKGSHLWIIMEYCSGGSCSDLMKAGVFREEYIAILARELLRGLEYLHEEGKLHRDIKAANVLLTANGEVKLADFGVSGQLTATMTKKNTFVGTPYWMSPEVIKQSGYDHRADIWSLGITCIEMAMGEPPYADLHPMKVLFLIPKNPPPQLDDRFSRPFRDFVSLCLQRDPRNRPTAKELLKHKFIKTAKKASYLTELIENHEKWKAEEGAKPADDGVSGMSQEPAYGPAADALWDFGTVRNNLPGTVSRNTSRPLPPANGSVNGPSNSHMSIHSTAPIRTKAEEFLPPSLSGRALPTTPSRGTATSAYANSPGRSRGNSTPTGTRNDGQPMYSTVRGTVVPPPAPVTVPSQTQPPHRHHNEQLEENDDDAMLEGVIIPALSNLATRVPNDHARATLDRLRDAFIEAERSIPGVTSAFVLEIVENVEQIEEH
- a CDS encoding RNA binding protein of the PUF protein family, putative; Puf2p (Hypothetical Protein), which encodes MTFDIATGMSLADALNLVGGASIVPMEKQLSEGSGGLENYRSPLLLNLLKQGMHEKVLQKDLAVNGIVTEQQMIMQVFGNGEDYHKLRAEKVQLSIHHLGNTVLQHLFRLASPEERLAILNGIAPYLAYVGIHHRGTWVAQTPVDSCRTEEEQRIIAESFREWAPALMCDKIGNYLCPGIVEYGPELNNFLFEAAMDRLLVIASDRYGARCLLKCLESSKATLYQKQKLVATSIVLNSIPFATSSNGALLLTWLLDASNLPGRYDLISKRFLPHLSHLCNHRIASCSISRKYHVLLDSIGRTNSRLTVMDIQARRILSRPSSFTKVHPLPPAKLSLRQTSSQFLPSFQFISSEIKGSGHPYHPYLPCRPQSFQSFGQGKVVTSQAHAPKEPRYSMPLQAFPTPEFRPVQAFRPTTVIPPSKIMPENVPLPVTPTEKTEAEVNKCLLVLKDCLASINGC
- a CDS encoding uncharacterized protein (Similar to TIGR gene model, INSD accession AAW44660.1), whose product is MGQATSSLPSSLPDLALHCLRVADMSPADGLVEPYFDYLIGVQTPSINEPTGTPGASEGGRGSSSEGGEALRPDVLGRILEENEGKQIGLRVYNTKSQRIREESKASGDPNAKPSLLGLSLRVCNPAHALESVYHVLDVLEGSPAEMAGLVPWGDYVLAWSGGPLHSENDFYNLIEAHVDKPLRLFVYNADLDNLREVVLYPTRQWGGEGLIGCGIGYGLLHRIPRPSTPPSEPAKLSGADGYFGSDDVRRLSTQGSVSGGGGLVGTA